A single genomic interval of Zingiber officinale cultivar Zhangliang chromosome 4A, Zo_v1.1, whole genome shotgun sequence harbors:
- the LOC121970924 gene encoding lysine histidine transporter 2-like — MVGAGVLSLPFALSELGWGPGVAILVTSLIITLYTLWQMVEMHEMVPGKRFDRYHELGQHVFGEKLGLWIIVPQQLMVEVGVNIVYMVTGGKSLKKFHELVCPNCSNIKLSYFIMIFASVQLVLAQLPNMNSISGISLAAAVMSLSYSTIAWVASANKGKQPDVDFSYKASTKVGVFFNFLSALGDVAFSYAGHNVVLEIQATIPSTPEKPSKKPMWKGVVVAYLVVAICYFPVAILGYWTFGNAVDDNILMTLQKPTWLIAAANMFVVIHVIGSYQIYAMGVFDMLETLLVTTFRLPPGITLRLVARSLYVAFTMFVAIAVPFFGGLLGFFGGFAFAPTTYYIPCIMWLTVYKPKRFSLSWTANWICIVLGVLLTVLAPIGGLRSIILSAESYQFFS; from the exons ATGGTCGGTGCCGGAGTCCTCAGCCTCCCATTCGCCTTGTCGGAGCTCGGATG GGGACCTGGCGTCGCCATACTCGTGACATCGTTGATCATCACTCTGTACACCCTCTGGCAAATGGTGGAGATGCACGAGATGGTTCCCGGCAAGCGGTTCGACCGCTACCACGAGCTCGGGCAGCACGTGTTCGGCGAAAAGCTCGGGCTCTGGATCATCGTCCCGCAGCAGCTCATGGTCGAGGTGGGCGTCAACATCGTCTACATGGTCACCGGCGGCAAGTCACTGAAGAAATTCCACGAACTCGTCTGCCCTAATTGCAGCAACATCAAGCTTTCCTACTTCATCATGATCTTCGCCTCCGTGCAACTCGTGCTCGCTCAGCTCCCCAACATGAATTCCATCTCCGGTATCTCCTTGGCCGCCGCAGTCATGTCCCTCAGTTACTCCACCATCGCCTGGGTTGCTTCAGCAAACAAAGGGAAGCAGCCGGACGTAGACTTCAGCTACAAGGCTTCGACCAAAGTAGGAGTTTTCTTCAACTTCCTCAGCGCGCTAGGAGACGTCGCCTTCTCCTACGCCGGGCAT AACGTCGTTCTCGAGATTCAGGCGACCATACCTTCCACCCCCGAAAAGCCTTCAAAGAAGCCGATGTGGAAGGGCGTCGTCGTCGCGTATCTCGTCGTCGCTATTTGCTACTTTCCGGTGGCCATCCTCGGATACTGGACCTTCGGCAACGCCGTCGACGACAACATTCTAATGACACTCCAGAAGCCGACCTGGTTGATCGCTGCTGCTAACATGTTCGTCGTCATCCATGTCATCGGAAGTTACCag ATCTACGCCATGGGCGTATTCGACATGCTAGAGACACTGCTCGTGACGACGTTTCGCCTTCCACCTGGAATAACACTTCGCCTGGTTGCTCGGAGTCTCTACGTCG CGTTCACAATGTTCGTCGCCATTGCCGTTCCCTTCTTCGGCGGCTTGCTTGGATTCTTCGGAGGCTTTGCATTCGCCCCGACAACTTATTAC ATCCCCTGCATCATGTGGCTGACTGTCTACAAGCCCAAAAGGTTCAGCTTATCTTGGACGGCAAACTGG ATCTGCATTGTTCTGGGAGTGTTGCTGACGGTCTTGGCGCCTATTGGAGGCTTGAGGTCGATCATTCTGAGTGCCGAGAGCTACCAGTTCTTCTCCTGA